The sequence GTCCGAAAGATAGGAGATACTTTTTATCCCATTCCTGACCGGTTCGCTTTTTAAAAGTATTAGCCAAGAAAGCAAAAGAGTTGTCCTCAACTTTATAGTCGGTAAGCAGCGAGTCGTAAGTCCTGTTGGTACCTTTCAAAACCAAACGTAGCATCTGTTCGGAGGTGGCTGGCAGGCTCTCGTCGCCCACACGTATAAAGGCAATGCGCTGACCATCACCCACGTAGTAGTATGGTGTGTAATTACCGGACTTTACCTTCAGCTGTAGTACATACATCCCGTCTATCCTATGCGGAATCATTTCTACATCTGGCAAAGGATCCATATAGTCGCGAATCTTGCAACTGATAGCTTCGCACACATGCTGCACATCGGCTAGTCCTACTACGATGCCCTCATTATTTACACCATAGAACAGACTACCACCCATGCCATTGGCAAAAGCGCTTACACTCTTAAGCCAGCTTTTAGGTTTGCTTTCCTCGAGTGCAACTTTATAGTCGTAAGCTGTACATTCAGCTATCAGTTCTTGTATAGTCGTCATTTTCAGTTCATTATTTTTAGTCTTTGCTTGCAAAGGTACAAAAAGTTTTGGGAAAAAATACAATATTAAGGCTAAAAATTCAATATACAAGAAAAAAGGACGGAGAAAACGATAACATTCTCCGCCCCATATGTTGCATTGTTATAGATTTACCAGTCGGACAACCCGTATATATAGCCTTCATATTTTTTTGCGAGATGATCTTTCATCAACTGTGGTTGTATTAGCTTTTATAATCGGTAAATCCCCAATGGACTGTACACTGGCATTAAAAAATGAAACAAAGAAGAACTGAGCAAGAAAAATAATCACTTCACGAAAGAAAAATTTCAGTAATTTCAGTTTCAGTTTTGTTAGTGAGCAAGATGCATATTTGCAAAAAATCAACCTATTTAATATAACTATTATATATATTACAATATATATAATAGTTAATCTTTGTATTGAGTTTTAACAGCACATAAAAGAAACTGAAACTGAAATACTGAAACCGCTAAGTAGCCGAGTGTACAAATTAACAATTCATTAACAGTTGATATTTTTATATATGACGAAAATTTCGTACCTTTGCATTGTCAAGATGAAGATGGAGATGAGGCTCCCACACGAGGAAAAAGATTCTCCCACGTGCACTAAGAAAATCTACCTCACGTGAGCGCAAAACCAACATCGGAGTTGAGACATTAAACATTAAAGATTAAACATTAAAAATTATTTTTACAACAACACAAAAACAAAATTAGAATTATGGCATTGAAAGTTAAAGCACAGGAAAAGTTGCAGAAGATTGGCAAGTATGAGGGCACTTATCGCTACATCATGATGCCGGAGTTGTACACCTCACTCTCTCAGGAAAAGGTGATTAAGGAGGCTGCCCTGCGCAGCGGAGTTAGCAAAGGCATTATGCAGGCCTGCTGGGATGCTGCTGGCGAGGTGATTAAGGCTTGGGCCACAGAGGGTCACTCGGTTGCGCTGCCAGGTTTGGGAACCATGCGATTCGGTATCCGCGCCAAGAGTGTGGCCAAGGTTGATGAGGTGAAAGCGGGACTGGTAACCAGTCGTCGAATCATCTTCACCCCAGCGGTGGATCTGAAGGAGGAGCTGGCAGGCACAGCCATCCAGATTACCTGCTACGACCGCGATGGTAAGGAGATTAAGCGTGTGACCAGTACCGACCCAG is a genomic window of Xylanibacter ruminicola 23 containing:
- a CDS encoding DNA-binding protein, which produces MALKVKAQEKLQKIGKYEGTYRYIMMPELYTSLSQEKVIKEAALRSGVSKGIMQACWDAAGEVIKAWATEGHSVALPGLGTMRFGIRAKSVAKVDEVKAGLVTSRRIIFTPAVDLKEELAGTAIQITCYDRDGKEIKRVTSTDPGTVEDPDEPSNGGGNTGGNTGGNTGGGNTGGGGNHNEPIGD